The DNA segment TTAAGAAAAGACCAAAAGCCTTATTTATTACAGCGATTGTATTATTTACAGTAAAAATAGTACTTATCGCTATACCAAAATCACTCTTTACTTGGTTGAATGGTCGCTATGACACTGCAAACTTTACGGGCACATCTATATCGAAGTTTATTAATACGAAGCAACATGGAAGTTATATGAGTAATATTGCTTTAAATACTTATGAAAAAACAATGCACATTTTAGATTTAGTGACGTTTGGTGCTTTTTTTGAATTTCTGCCTTATGTCTTATTAGGTATGGTTGCTCAAAAGGTAAACTTAATTGACTACATACGAAATAATCAACGAAAAGCGATGAAGTGGGGTTGTACCTTTCTCATAATAGGATATTTAGTTAAATTGCCATATGCTATAGATTACGCCAATCAGGCATTGTCAACTTTGAGTACAATGCTTGGTGGTCCACTAGTTGCAACAGGTTATGTATTATTATTTATAATATTATGTCAAAAAAGTAATTTTGTGCGCTTCATTTCAATGTTTAAATATCCGGGGAAGTTAAGTCTCACAATTTATTTAACACAAAGTATAATTTTCACACTTATTTACGGCGGTTTAGGTTTTGGGTTCGGTTTATATGACCGTTTGGCACTATATCAGTCCTATATGATTGCTATTGTAATATTTATACTTCAAATGATATTGAGTTACTATTATTTGAAGAAATTTAAGAAAGGTCCATTTGAATGGATATGGCGAAAATTCACTTATCTTAAGTAATTTCATACTTTAACAAATTTGTTAGAATTTTAAGAATTTTAATGCGTATTTATTTGTTATTTCATCCTTGATGAAGTTATAATAAATATTAATAAAAGATGAGGAGCTGATATTGAATGAAATTCCTATCATTCAGACATGACGGAGAGGCATCTTATGGTGTGAAAGTAAAACGCGAAGAAGCGGCTTGGGACTTGAAGAAAGTTTTTGCTGATTTTTCAGAAGGAGAATTTCACCCTAAACAATTACTAAACGGACTACAACAAAATCAAACGATAGATTTTCAAGAGCAAGTACGTAAGTCAGTTGTAGCTGCTGAAGAAAGTGGTAAAGGAGAAGATTATAAAGTACAATTTTCAGATATTGAATTTTTACCACCAGTAACGCCGACAAATAACATCATTGCTTTTGGACGTAATTATAAAGAACATGCAAGCGAGTTAAATCATGAAGTAGAACGCTTATATGTATTCACTAAAGCAGCTTCATCATTAACTGGTGACAATAGTACGATTCCTAACCACAAAGATATTACTGATCAACTAGATTACGAAGGTGAACTTGGTGTAGTAATTGGTAAATCAGGTGAGAAAATACCTAAAGGTTTAGCATTAGATTATGTGTATGGCTATACAATCATCAATGATATTACTGATCGTAAGGCGCAATCATCACAAGATCAAGCATTCCTTTCTAAAAGTTTAACAGGTGGATGTCCTATTGGACCTTACATCGTTACTAAAGATGAATTACCAACACCGGAAAATGTAAATATCGTAACGAAGGTAAATAATGAAATCCGTCAAGATGGCAATACAAGCGAAATGATTCTTAAAATTGATGAATTAATTGAAGAAATTTCAAAATACGTTGCATTACACCCAGGCGATATTATTGCTACAGGTACACCGGCAGGCGTTGGTGCTGGGTTGGAACCACCACAATTCCTACAACCAGGTGATGAAGTAAAAGTAACAATCGATAACATTGGTACATTAACAAATTATATTGAGAAATAAATTAAATCACGCATAAACAAGGTAGATAGTTATACTGAAATACATGTAATAACTATCTACCTTTTGCATTGTTGGTGAAAAGGCTAGGTATATCTTTAGAAAAATCTTTAAAAATGATTAACAGTTCAGTATCATGGGAATGTGTATGGAGCAATCGTTTATGTTTTGCTACATTAACAATATGACATACAATATTGAGTTAAATGTACAATTGTATGTTTTTACTAACGCTACAAAGACATGTTTATTTTACTTTATTAGTTCAAATTGTAGGGGGGACCAACTATGTTACATATTCATATTATGACATGGGCGTTGGCGATTATACTATTTTTCGCCACTTACTTTAACTTTTCAGAAAAGCAAGGTGCGACGCCATACTTCAAACCAATTCATATGTTACTAAGATTATTTATGGTATTAGTACTGATTTCTGGTTTTTGGTTATGGATTCAAGCATTTACTATGGACAACGCAGGTAGTCATATCGTATTGTTACTTAAAATGTTATGCGGTGTAGGCGTTATCGCTTTAATGGAAGTGACAATAGCAAAAAGAAAAAAAGGACAACCTAGTAATGGGATGTTATGGATTACTATCGTGTTAATCCTTATTACAATGACTTTAGGTACGATTTTACCAAGAGGCCCAATTACACAAATGTTCGGCCTATAAGAGATGAATAAATAAATTAAAGCCCATCATAAGAAGCATAAACTTTTTATGATGGGCTTTTTATATAACATTATACACATTTAATAAATGTCACCATTATTTATTTCGCGCTTTGTAACCAATCATATTAATAACGTCTTTTGGGCTACTATAAGGTGGGGCGTATGCAACTTCAAATTCTGTAAGTTCATCTATGGTAAGTTGATTCATCATCGCCATCGATAATATATCAATACGTTTATCTACGCCTTGTTGCCCCACAGCGGCCGCACGCAAGATGCGGCGATTAGACTTATCAAAATAGACACGTAATG comes from the Staphylococcus hsinchuensis genome and includes:
- a CDS encoding fumarylacetoacetate hydrolase family protein: MKFLSFRHDGEASYGVKVKREEAAWDLKKVFADFSEGEFHPKQLLNGLQQNQTIDFQEQVRKSVVAAEESGKGEDYKVQFSDIEFLPPVTPTNNIIAFGRNYKEHASELNHEVERLYVFTKAASSLTGDNSTIPNHKDITDQLDYEGELGVVIGKSGEKIPKGLALDYVYGYTIINDITDRKAQSSQDQAFLSKSLTGGCPIGPYIVTKDELPTPENVNIVTKVNNEIRQDGNTSEMILKIDELIEEISKYVALHPGDIIATGTPAGVGAGLEPPQFLQPGDEVKVTIDNIGTLTNYIEK
- a CDS encoding YisL family protein, whose translation is MLHIHIMTWALAIILFFATYFNFSEKQGATPYFKPIHMLLRLFMVLVLISGFWLWIQAFTMDNAGSHIVLLLKMLCGVGVIALMEVTIAKRKKGQPSNGMLWITIVLILITMTLGTILPRGPITQMFGL
- a CDS encoding DUF418 domain-containing protein, which gives rise to MTTSKRVFELDALRGLSLFGILLMNILPFSFPYDESFLPDKVDGVDELIIRIVTTLIISSFYPIFTFLFGYGLAIMFDHSVQRDYGYYPVIFRRLTFLLALGLIHGYFIFSGDILVDYAITGMIAVLLIKKRPKALFITAIVLFTVKIVLIAIPKSLFTWLNGRYDTANFTGTSISKFINTKQHGSYMSNIALNTYEKTMHILDLVTFGAFFEFLPYVLLGMVAQKVNLIDYIRNNQRKAMKWGCTFLIIGYLVKLPYAIDYANQALSTLSTMLGGPLVATGYVLLFIILCQKSNFVRFISMFKYPGKLSLTIYLTQSIIFTLIYGGLGFGFGLYDRLALYQSYMIAIVIFILQMILSYYYLKKFKKGPFEWIWRKFTYLK